A DNA window from Hymenobacter volaticus contains the following coding sequences:
- a CDS encoding SDR family oxidoreductase encodes MILVTGATGHLGRAVLQTLANNTAPSNLAALVRDPDKAADLQAQGINIRVGDYSDLASLKQAMQGVTKVLLISGGGESDALQQHYNVVDAARQAGVECLAYTSRALKDRSTLTNQLMVRHFQTEDYIKASGLAYVLFRNILYMEALPQFTGPHVLSTGITLPAGEGKVAYALRSEMGEAIAHVLLENSNTNKTYYLTGSEAYSFHDVAAALTTLSNKPVTYTPVETVAFEEQLQARGLPTVVIPRIVGFMTDIKNGQEEIVSSDLEQLLGRKPTALLDGVRRIFNL; translated from the coding sequence ATGATTTTGGTAACTGGTGCCACTGGGCACTTAGGCCGAGCCGTGCTACAAACGCTCGCCAATAATACTGCTCCTAGCAACCTAGCCGCCTTGGTGCGCGACCCCGACAAAGCCGCTGACCTGCAAGCCCAAGGAATAAACATTCGTGTGGGTGATTATAGTGACTTGGCTTCGCTGAAGCAAGCAATGCAGGGCGTGACTAAGGTGCTGCTGATATCGGGTGGCGGAGAGTCTGACGCCCTTCAACAGCACTACAACGTAGTAGATGCTGCCCGCCAGGCAGGTGTGGAGTGCTTGGCTTATACGAGTCGTGCACTGAAAGACCGTAGCACGCTCACTAACCAGTTAATGGTGCGGCACTTCCAGACGGAAGATTACATCAAAGCTAGCGGCCTAGCCTATGTTTTATTTCGCAACATTCTGTATATGGAAGCCCTACCGCAGTTTACGGGCCCGCACGTGCTATCCACTGGCATTACGTTGCCTGCGGGTGAGGGCAAAGTAGCCTATGCCTTGCGCAGTGAAATGGGGGAGGCCATTGCGCACGTGCTACTGGAAAACAGCAACACTAATAAAACCTACTACCTCACTGGTAGCGAGGCGTATTCTTTCCATGATGTAGCCGCCGCCTTGACTACCCTGTCCAATAAGCCCGTGACCTATACTCCCGTGGAAACTGTCGCGTTCGAGGAGCAGTTGCAAGCTCGTGGCTTACCAACTGTTGTTATTCCGCGCATTGTGGGCTTCATGACCGATATCAAAAATGGGCAGGAGGAAATAGTAAGCTCGGATTTGGAACAGCTACTTGGTCGCAAGCCTACAGCTCTACTAGACGGAGTAAGAAGAATATTCAATCTCTAA
- a CDS encoding L,D-transpeptidase family protein encodes MKTTLTYQFIYLLHFLIWAIKRQVAPVVLALVCLPVLLSGGVAVAESPDAQVIRLLRQQPLDTLRPATTQEAQVALFYWRNHYAPVWTRTEGPTPEAWEGLRLLQCASQFGLEPNDYQVTRLQGLLDSLAQALGHVVSLRVRTEQHFTAALLGFARHLRDGRITNLDLRPVKLTDALALDAVGHLLQAVRSGQFATQLLSAQPTSRSYIRLRWAWQRLLRTDSAAAQRMALQVALNLERLRWEPPTDSLYLVVNIPAFSLQVIRGAHVVATHRVIVGKVSMPTPELFSAITYFQAAPEWRVPQSIAINEMLPGLQRNPGYLDQHGYQLFSATGQRVNAYRVKWKQVQPETFTYKIRQSPSARNALGHIVFRFTSPHAIYLHDTPAKAVFRASNRALSHGCIRVENPLLLARFLLQRDDTSRAAGRMQELEASINRGRTKVFSLQAPVPLFVRYLTCEADGSQLRQLPDVYNRDQALAQAWQAQSKTNLPDLAAGQ; translated from the coding sequence ATGAAAACAACGCTAACCTATCAATTTATTTACTTGTTGCATTTTCTTATCTGGGCCATAAAGCGCCAAGTGGCGCCTGTGGTACTGGCTTTGGTTTGCCTGCCAGTGCTACTTTCCGGGGGCGTTGCCGTTGCCGAATCGCCTGATGCGCAAGTGATACGGCTGCTCCGACAGCAGCCACTCGACACCTTACGTCCGGCAACAACCCAAGAAGCTCAAGTAGCGTTGTTTTATTGGCGTAACCATTACGCACCAGTTTGGACGCGAACAGAAGGACCTACACCGGAAGCATGGGAAGGCTTGCGCTTGCTGCAATGTGCTTCCCAATTTGGTTTGGAGCCTAATGACTACCAAGTAACGCGTTTGCAGGGTCTTCTGGACTCGCTGGCACAAGCCCTCGGGCACGTTGTATCCTTGCGCGTTCGGACCGAGCAGCACTTCACCGCGGCTCTGCTTGGCTTTGCTCGCCACTTGCGCGACGGCCGCATTACCAACCTCGATTTGCGCCCAGTCAAACTCACCGATGCTCTTGCACTTGATGCCGTTGGCCATCTACTGCAAGCAGTGCGCAGCGGACAGTTTGCTACGCAATTGCTAAGCGCCCAACCCACCTCGCGCAGCTATATCCGATTGCGCTGGGCCTGGCAGCGCCTGTTGCGCACCGATAGTGCCGCGGCTCAGCGAATGGCGTTGCAGGTAGCACTCAACTTGGAACGTCTGCGTTGGGAGCCTCCCACCGACTCCTTGTACCTAGTAGTCAATATACCGGCGTTCAGCTTGCAAGTCATTCGTGGGGCGCACGTAGTAGCCACGCACCGCGTGATTGTGGGCAAGGTCAGTATGCCAACCCCGGAACTGTTCAGCGCGATAACGTACTTTCAAGCTGCTCCCGAATGGCGAGTTCCCCAAAGCATTGCCATCAATGAGATGCTGCCCGGGCTACAGCGAAATCCGGGCTACTTAGATCAACATGGGTACCAACTATTTTCTGCCACAGGCCAGCGCGTCAATGCGTACCGAGTGAAGTGGAAACAAGTACAGCCGGAAACATTTACCTACAAAATACGACAATCTCCTTCGGCACGTAATGCGCTCGGGCACATCGTGTTTCGCTTTACTAGTCCTCACGCTATCTACTTGCACGATACGCCCGCAAAAGCAGTCTTCCGCGCCAGCAACCGTGCGTTAAGCCACGGCTGCATCCGCGTGGAGAATCCCTTATTGTTGGCGCGTTTCCTACTTCAACGCGACGATACTAGCCGGGCCGCGGGCCGCATGCAGGAATTAGAAGCTAGTATCAACCGAGGCCGAACCAAGGTTTTCTCGCTGCAAGCCCCGGTGCCCTTGTTCGTCCGTTATCTTACTTGTGAAGCCGATGGCAGCCAGCTTCGTCAATTACCCGACGTGTACAACCGAGACCAAGCACTCGCCCAGGCTTGGCAAGCTCAGTCCAAAACTAACTTGCCTGATCTCGCTGCCGGGCAGTAA
- a CDS encoding AraC family transcriptional regulator, producing the protein MNNQIPTYQLHMFAYYDEAAAEVFCPEYHAGGKAGAPISVPYRSDYYKISLCLRGTAELKINLQTYVVGPGCLVLVTPHIIKQWTHISDDYEALSVFFTSEFITTNNAHVGKLGFLLNPITYVLPLLAPEAANIATSFRFLQQKYRTPHASRREIVKNIINGLLYEVGALYDQKSVPLPVAHSRSQGLTTEFKQLIQVHSASARTVAFYADKLCITPKYLTEIVREVTGKTASDLIAEAVVLEAKALLQTTTLPMHQIAEKLHFIDQFAFSRFFKKSTGLSPTAYKQA; encoded by the coding sequence ATGAACAATCAGATTCCGACGTATCAGCTGCACATGTTTGCCTACTATGACGAGGCAGCTGCGGAGGTTTTTTGCCCTGAGTACCATGCCGGAGGGAAAGCAGGCGCACCCATCTCTGTTCCATACCGCAGCGACTACTACAAAATCAGCCTCTGCCTGCGCGGAACGGCCGAGCTGAAAATAAATCTACAGACCTACGTTGTCGGCCCTGGCTGCTTGGTGTTGGTAACGCCCCACATTATCAAGCAATGGACGCACATCTCCGACGATTACGAAGCACTCTCAGTCTTTTTCACCAGCGAGTTCATCACCACCAATAATGCCCACGTGGGAAAGCTCGGTTTCTTGCTGAACCCCATAACCTACGTGTTGCCTCTCTTAGCACCAGAAGCCGCCAATATTGCCACTTCCTTCCGTTTTCTGCAGCAGAAATATCGCACTCCGCACGCAAGCCGTAGGGAAATCGTTAAGAATATTATCAACGGGCTGTTGTATGAAGTAGGCGCCTTATACGACCAGAAATCCGTCCCGCTTCCCGTAGCGCACTCAAGGAGCCAAGGACTGACAACGGAGTTCAAGCAATTAATTCAGGTACACAGTGCGTCGGCGCGCACTGTCGCGTTTTACGCAGACAAGCTCTGCATCACGCCAAAGTATCTGACGGAAATAGTGCGGGAAGTAACCGGAAAAACTGCCAGCGACCTGATAGCCGAAGCTGTAGTGCTGGAAGCGAAAGCTCTGTTGCAAACGACCACGCTGCCAATGCACCAGATAGCTGAGAAGCTGCATTTTATCGATCAGTTCGCCTTTAGTAGGTTTTTCAAAAAGAGCACAGGCCTTTCGCCCACGGCCTATAAACAAGCTTAG
- a CDS encoding Na+/H+ antiporter, protein MQELFFQFVYLILIVLALVMVANRLRLAYPIVLVLGGLALSFTGLFTNLTINPEIVFLIFLPPLLYEAAWQVSWKEFWKWRRIIASFAFPIVIITSCIVAVVSQALIPGFTLALGFLLGGIVSPPDAISATTVMRQVKVPKVLVSVIEGESLLNDASSLIVFRFALAAVLTGQFVFSQAATSFFLVIVLGTVIGVALGFVFYTIHRWLPTTPSIDVALTLVTPYSMYYAAEHFHYSGVLAVVSGGLLLSSKRNTMLTYRSRIESVNVWTVLSFIFNGFIFLLIGLQLPSITQQLGNITLGRAIGYGLLISLVLIVTRLLCAFGAALFTRFASRFITVADANPGWKLPIITGWAGMRGVVSLAAALSIPLLTPQGQSFPYRDLILFITFVVILVTLVFQGLTLPWLIRKLNLDDKYTTIPEERQELLIQKKLAQLALRYLEENHGPDTAQNDYLHNLRMRLQLDERFLVQQLEEGGHTREEALQHFQHSYLKLLNQQRDLLHNMNHRADFDEEVIRKYLALLDLEEYKVREKLPQEVALQ, encoded by the coding sequence ATGCAAGAGCTTTTCTTCCAATTCGTTTACCTGATATTGATTGTTTTGGCGTTGGTCATGGTGGCCAATAGGCTCCGGTTGGCTTATCCAATTGTGCTGGTGCTAGGTGGCTTGGCGCTTAGCTTCACAGGGCTGTTTACCAACCTGACCATTAATCCGGAGATAGTATTTCTGATTTTCCTGCCTCCGTTGCTGTACGAAGCGGCTTGGCAGGTGTCGTGGAAAGAGTTTTGGAAATGGCGCCGCATTATTGCCAGCTTCGCGTTTCCGATTGTCATCATCACCTCCTGCATTGTGGCAGTGGTGTCCCAGGCCCTGATTCCGGGTTTCACATTAGCGCTAGGGTTTCTGCTAGGTGGCATTGTCTCGCCGCCCGATGCTATTTCGGCTACCACCGTCATGCGGCAAGTGAAAGTGCCGAAGGTGCTGGTAAGCGTAATTGAGGGCGAGAGTTTGCTCAACGATGCATCCTCGCTGATTGTATTTCGGTTTGCGCTGGCGGCCGTGCTTACCGGGCAATTCGTGTTCAGTCAAGCCGCCACGAGTTTCTTCTTGGTGATTGTATTGGGTACGGTGATTGGCGTGGCGTTGGGCTTCGTGTTCTACACCATTCACCGGTGGCTGCCCACTACTCCGAGTATCGACGTAGCCCTGACCCTAGTGACGCCTTACAGCATGTATTACGCGGCCGAGCACTTTCATTATTCTGGGGTGCTGGCCGTAGTGAGTGGCGGGTTGCTGCTATCGAGCAAGCGCAATACCATGCTCACCTATCGGAGTCGCATCGAGAGCGTGAACGTGTGGACGGTATTAAGCTTCATCTTCAACGGCTTCATTTTCCTGCTCATTGGGCTGCAATTGCCATCCATCACGCAGCAACTCGGCAACATCACCCTCGGCCGGGCTATTGGGTATGGTCTGCTTATTTCGTTGGTTCTTATCGTTACCCGGCTGCTCTGTGCGTTTGGCGCAGCACTGTTTACCCGGTTTGCTAGTCGCTTCATCACCGTAGCTGATGCCAATCCGGGCTGGAAACTGCCAATTATCACTGGTTGGGCCGGCATGCGTGGCGTGGTGTCGCTGGCCGCGGCGTTATCTATTCCGCTGCTTACGCCGCAAGGACAGTCTTTTCCGTACCGCGACCTGATCTTGTTCATCACCTTCGTGGTCATTCTGGTGACGCTGGTATTTCAGGGCTTGACGCTGCCTTGGCTGATTCGCAAATTAAATCTAGACGACAAATACACTACCATCCCGGAAGAGCGTCAAGAACTGCTGATCCAGAAAAAGCTTGCTCAGCTCGCCCTCCGCTACTTGGAAGAAAACCACGGACCAGACACTGCCCAAAACGACTATTTGCATAACCTGCGCATGCGCTTGCAACTTGATGAACGCTTTCTGGTGCAGCAGTTGGAAGAAGGAGGTCATACTCGAGAAGAAGCGCTGCAACACTTTCAGCACAGCTATCTGAAACTGCTGAATCAGCAACGCGACCTGCTGCATAACATGAACCACCGAGCAGATTTCGACGAAGAAGTTATTCGTAAGTACTTAGCCCTGCTCGACCTGGAAGAATACAAGGTCCGGGAAAAGCTGCCCCAAGAAGTAGCGTTGCAGTAG
- a CDS encoding helix-turn-helix domain-containing protein, with product MKPNSLEEFYSKMAASDGAPTSALLPPGVQQEIGHFNVFQIADLIANYRHRPPMTFDRRAFYKISLIRGRSRVESADKVIDIAQNALWFATSRVPYRWLPQDLNQTGYFCIFTDEFLLPAKSGVVLEELPIFQLGAYPVLEVTNTDYAAIETIFKKMAQEISSGYAYKYDLLRTYLLELIHFGQKLQPAPVLAHAPNASARVTALFVELLERQFPLETPQQQLRLRTPKDYADQLAVHVNHLNRVLKQTTGRTTTDLLSSRLAQEAKILLKQTSWTSAEIADSLGFTDVAHFCHFFKRQTGLAPSALRS from the coding sequence ATGAAACCTAATTCGCTCGAAGAGTTTTACAGTAAAATGGCTGCTAGTGACGGCGCGCCTACCAGCGCGTTGCTGCCTCCTGGAGTTCAGCAGGAAATAGGGCATTTCAACGTCTTTCAAATAGCCGATCTGATTGCCAATTACCGCCATCGGCCACCCATGACCTTCGACCGGCGGGCCTTCTATAAAATCAGTTTGATTCGCGGGCGCAGTCGAGTAGAGAGTGCTGACAAGGTGATAGATATTGCGCAGAACGCTTTGTGGTTTGCTACGTCGCGGGTGCCTTATCGGTGGCTACCACAGGATCTAAACCAAACCGGTTACTTCTGCATCTTCACCGATGAATTCCTGCTGCCCGCCAAGAGTGGAGTGGTTCTAGAAGAACTACCGATTTTCCAGCTAGGAGCCTACCCGGTGTTGGAGGTAACCAATACTGATTACGCGGCCATTGAGACCATTTTTAAAAAAATGGCGCAGGAAATATCCTCCGGTTATGCTTACAAGTACGATTTGCTGCGTACCTACCTGTTGGAGCTAATTCACTTCGGGCAGAAGCTGCAGCCAGCCCCGGTCTTGGCCCACGCCCCTAATGCTTCGGCCCGGGTGACAGCACTGTTCGTCGAGCTACTAGAACGACAATTTCCGCTGGAAACTCCGCAACAGCAGTTGCGTCTGCGCACGCCCAAAGATTATGCCGACCAGCTGGCCGTGCATGTCAACCACCTCAACCGGGTGCTCAAGCAAACCACTGGCCGCACCACTACCGACCTGCTCAGCAGCCGGCTGGCGCAGGAAGCTAAAATCTTGCTTAAACAAACCAGCTGGACTAGCGCGGAGATTGCCGACAGCCTCGGCTTCACCGATGTGGCCCACTTCTGTCACTTTTTCAAGCGTCAGACTGGTCTAGCTCCGAGTGCCCTCCGGAGCTAG
- a CDS encoding carboxypeptidase-like regulatory domain-containing protein, producing the protein MKLSAHPFHPVTGALLPTYRDAYLRGDLTSKNTAAVDAYLKANSQHGDATLRRYYELNQAGHQVQPLGWVARQFELIRTEPQRLRRRATSLVAGSALLGGAVFAGTNLPTNEHAITTVTATELPAELLASTESSTSASAASAASTLRLSSVRGRILDENGQPLVGATVIDKVSGRGVSTDAAGNYTLLVPLAQTQVLQYGYAGYSEEEIKLTGRGTQNVTLLPRQEQTKKHHWWQF; encoded by the coding sequence ATGAAACTCAGCGCTCACCCCTTTCACCCCGTTACCGGCGCCCTGCTCCCGACTTATCGCGACGCCTATCTGCGCGGCGACCTGACCAGCAAGAACACGGCTGCCGTCGACGCCTATCTCAAAGCCAACAGCCAGCACGGCGACGCCACGCTCCGCCGCTACTACGAACTTAACCAGGCCGGCCATCAGGTGCAGCCCCTGGGCTGGGTGGCCCGCCAGTTCGAGCTCATCCGCACCGAGCCCCAGCGCTTGCGCCGCCGCGCTACCTCGCTAGTCGCGGGCAGTGCCCTGCTCGGCGGGGCTGTGTTTGCCGGCACCAACTTGCCCACCAACGAGCACGCCATCACCACCGTAACGGCCACCGAACTGCCCGCCGAGCTGCTGGCCTCTACCGAGAGCAGCACCAGTGCCAGCGCTGCCAGTGCCGCCTCAACGCTGCGCTTGAGCAGCGTGCGCGGCCGCATCCTCGACGAGAACGGCCAGCCGCTGGTCGGGGCAACCGTCATTGACAAAGTCAGTGGCCGGGGCGTGAGCACCGATGCCGCCGGCAACTATACCTTGCTCGTGCCCCTGGCCCAAACCCAGGTGCTGCAGTACGGCTACGCCGGCTACAGCGAGGAGGAAATCAAGCTCACCGGCCGCGGCACGCAGAACGTGACCCTGTTGCCCCGCCAAGAGCAAACCAAGAAACACCATTGGTGGCAGTTCTAA
- a CDS encoding molybdopterin oxidoreductase family protein, which produces MIQTRDSIQDIWGPRLGYEGQWSVRVDERLEVEPDHWVQSACVLCSNGCGVDIGVKEGRIVGVRGRAVDSVNHGRLGPKGLNGWVANNSPDRLTKPLIRRNGQLEEATWDEAMNLIVQKSKELIEKHTSSSIGFYTSGQLFLEEYYALGIVGKAGLGTPHMDGNTRLCTATAAAALKESFGSDGQPGSYSDLDTTEAILHVGHNIASQQTVLWMRVLDRLAGPNPPKLVVIDPRATYTAEKATVHLAPRVGTNVPVMNGLLHLIIEAGHINQEYIDAHTIGFEELKQVVAKWTPERVEQLTGVPAAKLREAAHILGTCNTLVSTALQGVYQSMQATAAAVQVNNLHLLRGLIGHDGSGIYQMNGQPTAQNTRECGADGDLPGFRNWSNEKHIQELADLWNVHPDQIPHWAPPTHAMQIWRYCEQGSIKMLWISATNPLVSMPDLDRARKILAKDDLFVVVQDAFPTETTALADVVLPAAIWGEKTGCFTNVGRTVHISHKAVDPPGKARSDFDIFVDYSRRMDFRDKDGKPLLTSTWQTTEDGFNAWRECTRGRPCDYTGLSYAKLTGGSGIQWPCNEQYPDGKKHLYENGVFSTDVDYCEDYGHDLETGTPRSQDDYKLLDPKGKAFLKGIDYEPPHEKPDAQYPLWLTTGRVVFHFHTRTKTGRSRELQEAAPDAYVQLSTEDAAHYGIVEGDMIEVKSRRGKVQEPARVGDIEPGLIFVPFHYGYWDQDDRPRAVNELTLTEWDPISKQPHFKYAAVRIRKVNA; this is translated from the coding sequence ATGATCCAAACCCGCGACAGTATTCAAGACATTTGGGGCCCTCGCCTCGGCTACGAAGGTCAATGGTCGGTACGCGTTGACGAGCGGCTTGAAGTAGAACCGGACCATTGGGTGCAATCAGCTTGCGTTTTATGTTCTAATGGTTGCGGTGTGGATATTGGAGTGAAAGAGGGCCGCATTGTGGGTGTGCGGGGTCGGGCTGTCGACAGCGTTAACCACGGCCGACTGGGGCCTAAAGGGTTAAATGGATGGGTTGCGAATAACAGTCCTGACCGGTTGACCAAACCGCTGATTCGTCGCAATGGCCAGCTGGAAGAAGCAACCTGGGACGAGGCCATGAACTTGATTGTGCAGAAGTCCAAAGAGCTGATCGAAAAGCACACGAGCAGTTCCATTGGGTTCTACACGTCCGGGCAGCTGTTTCTAGAAGAGTATTATGCCTTGGGTATTGTGGGTAAAGCCGGTCTTGGCACTCCCCACATGGACGGTAATACCCGCTTATGTACAGCTACCGCGGCGGCCGCTCTGAAAGAGTCATTCGGTTCGGATGGCCAGCCCGGTTCTTACTCTGACCTGGACACCACCGAAGCCATTTTGCACGTCGGCCACAACATTGCCTCGCAGCAAACCGTGCTTTGGATGCGGGTACTTGACCGCTTAGCTGGGCCTAATCCGCCCAAGCTGGTGGTTATTGATCCTCGTGCGACTTACACCGCCGAAAAAGCTACTGTACACTTGGCACCTCGGGTGGGCACTAACGTGCCCGTGATGAACGGACTGCTACACCTCATCATTGAAGCCGGCCATATCAACCAAGAATACATCGACGCGCATACCATAGGCTTCGAGGAGCTAAAGCAAGTGGTAGCCAAATGGACGCCGGAGCGCGTAGAACAGCTAACGGGCGTACCCGCTGCTAAGCTGCGCGAGGCCGCTCACATTCTGGGTACTTGCAATACTTTGGTTTCGACGGCTTTGCAAGGCGTTTACCAATCGATGCAGGCTACGGCAGCGGCGGTGCAGGTCAACAACTTGCATTTGTTGCGCGGGCTTATTGGCCACGATGGCAGCGGCATCTACCAAATGAATGGCCAACCCACAGCCCAGAATACGCGGGAGTGCGGCGCCGATGGCGACTTACCTGGCTTTCGCAACTGGAGTAACGAAAAGCACATTCAGGAGCTAGCTGACCTGTGGAACGTGCACCCGGATCAGATTCCGCATTGGGCGCCGCCTACGCACGCCATGCAAATCTGGCGTTACTGCGAGCAGGGTTCCATCAAAATGCTTTGGATCAGCGCCACTAATCCGCTGGTTTCAATGCCCGATCTGGACCGGGCGCGCAAGATCTTGGCCAAGGACGACCTATTTGTGGTGGTACAGGATGCCTTTCCCACTGAAACTACAGCCTTGGCGGATGTGGTATTGCCGGCCGCTATCTGGGGTGAAAAAACGGGTTGCTTCACCAACGTAGGCCGCACAGTTCACATCTCCCATAAAGCCGTTGATCCACCGGGCAAGGCACGTTCTGACTTCGACATTTTTGTGGACTACTCTCGGCGCATGGACTTCCGCGACAAAGATGGCAAGCCACTGCTCACCAGTACCTGGCAAACCACCGAGGATGGCTTTAACGCCTGGCGCGAATGCACGCGTGGCCGCCCTTGCGACTACACTGGTCTCAGCTATGCGAAGCTTACGGGTGGCTCAGGAATTCAATGGCCCTGCAACGAGCAGTATCCTGATGGCAAAAAGCACCTCTATGAAAACGGCGTATTCAGCACCGATGTTGACTATTGCGAAGACTACGGCCACGATCTAGAAACTGGTACCCCCCGTTCCCAAGACGATTACAAGCTACTCGACCCCAAGGGCAAAGCCTTCCTCAAAGGGATAGACTACGAACCGCCCCACGAAAAACCCGACGCGCAATACCCGCTCTGGCTCACCACGGGCCGGGTGGTATTCCACTTCCACACACGCACCAAAACCGGCCGTTCCCGCGAATTACAAGAGGCTGCGCCCGACGCTTACGTTCAACTCTCAACCGAAGACGCTGCCCATTACGGTATAGTTGAAGGAGACATGATAGAGGTAAAGTCGCGGCGGGGCAAGGTACAAGAGCCCGCTCGCGTGGGCGACATCGAGCCGGGGCTAATCTTCGTTCCCTTTCATTATGGCTACTGGGACCAGGACGACCGGCCGCGTGCGGTTAACGAATTGACTCTAACTGAATGGGACCCAATCAGCAAGCAGCCCCACTTCAAGTATGCCGCCGTGCGTATTCGCAAAGTAAACGCCTAA
- a CDS encoding molybdopterin oxidoreductase: MHLPYYLGLLENSEKQLTEAFEYVANHHHDEPDIEQMCQKLSAWSREHHGKVQGFVEKYSEEKSNEPSKLKRDLFAEPRSSSLALLRDLHDLWLLVQEVQLCWVVIQQAALGLRDEELKACYAFCSARTKRQAEWLLSRIKQAAPQTLLVAE; this comes from the coding sequence ATGCACCTTCCTTATTACCTGGGCCTGCTTGAAAACAGCGAAAAGCAGCTAACGGAAGCCTTCGAATACGTAGCTAATCACCACCACGACGAGCCTGATATCGAGCAAATGTGCCAAAAGCTCTCAGCTTGGTCGCGGGAGCACCACGGAAAGGTGCAGGGGTTTGTCGAAAAGTATTCCGAAGAAAAAAGCAACGAGCCAAGCAAGTTAAAGCGTGACCTGTTTGCGGAACCACGCAGTAGCAGCCTGGCCCTGCTGCGCGACTTACACGACCTTTGGCTATTGGTTCAGGAGGTACAGTTGTGCTGGGTTGTAATTCAGCAAGCAGCTCTAGGCCTACGCGACGAAGAGTTAAAAGCCTGCTACGCGTTCTGCAGCGCCCGCACCAAGCGCCAAGCTGAGTGGCTCTTAAGCCGCATTAAGCAAGCTGCGCCGCAAACGCTCTTGGTAGCAGAATAG